From Camelus bactrianus isolate YW-2024 breed Bactrian camel chromosome 35, ASM4877302v1, whole genome shotgun sequence, a single genomic window includes:
- the PTER gene encoding N-acetyltaurine hydrolase, translating into MSSLSGKVQTVLGLVEPGQLGRTLTHEHLTMTFNCSYYPPAPCYEVISKEPIMMKNLFWIQKNPYSHKENLQLNQETEAIREELLDFKAKGGGALVENTTTGISRDVQTLKWLAEETGVHIISGAGFYVDATHSSDTRAMSVEQLTDVLINEILHGADGTSIKCGVIGEIGCSWPLTESERKVLQATAHAQTQLGCPVIIHPGRNRSAPFQIIRVLQEAGADISKTVMSHLDRTILDKKELLEFAQFGCYLEYDLFGTELFHYQFNPDIDMPNDNKRIKRVRLLVDEGYEDRILMAHDIHTKHRLTKYGGHGYSHIFTNIVPKMLLRGITEDALGKILIENPKRWLTFK; encoded by the exons ATGTCTTCCTTAAGTGGGAAAGTCCAAACTGTATTGGGCCTTGTGGAGCCAGGCCAACTGGGTCGTACACTGACCCATGAACATTTGACAATGACCTTCAACTGCTCTTACTACCCACCTGCTCCATGCTATGAAGTTATCTCCAAGGAACCTATTATGATGAAGAATTTATTTTGGATCCAGAAGAACCCTTATTCCCATAAAGAGAATCTGCAGTTGAATCAGGAGACAGAAGCCATCAGGGAAGAATTGTTGGATTTTAAAGCCAAAGGTGGAGGGGCTTTGGTGGAAAACACAACCACTGGGATTAGCCGAGATGTGCAGACTTTGAAGTGGCTTGCAGAAGAGACTGGAGTCCATATCATTTCAGGAGCTGGGTTTTATGTGGATGCAACCCACTCTTCAGATACCAGAGCCATGTCAGTGGAGCAG CTTACTGATGTCCTCATCAATGAAATTCTTCATGGAGCTGATGGAACCAGTATCAAATGTGGTGTTATCGGAGAAATTGGTTGCTCCTGGCCTCTGACTGAGAGTGAAAGAAAGGTTCTGCAGGCAACAGCTCACGCCCAGACTCAGCTGGGCTGTCCTGTTATTATCCATCCGGGAAGGAACAGAAGTGCCCCATTTCAGATTATCCGAGTGTTGCAAGAGGCTGGTGCAGACATCTCCAAAACAGTAATGTCACACCTTGATAG GACTATCCTTGATAAGAAGGAACTGCTGGAGTTTGCTCAGTTTGGCTGTTACTTGGAATATGATCTCTTTGGAACCGAACTTTTTCATTATCAATTCAACCCAGATATTGACATGCCCAATgataataaaagaattaaaag GGTGCGTCTTCTGGTGGACGAGGGCTATGAAGACCGAATTCTGATGGCGCACGACATACACACGAAACATCGGCTGACGAAATACGGAGGTCACGGCTATTCTCACATATTCACCAACATCGTTCCTAAAATGTTGCTCAGAGGTATAACTGAGGACGCACTTGGTAAGATACTGATCGAGAACCCTAAGCGATGGCTCACTTTCAAGTAG